Below is a window of Xyrauchen texanus isolate HMW12.3.18 chromosome 1, RBS_HiC_50CHRs, whole genome shotgun sequence DNA.
AAAAGGAAAGAGACAGGCCCAGGGACAGAGATCTTCAGTGAGACAACAGCAGTCAGGCAGAAGGTCCCTGAGCCACCAGCAAATGCTAGTTGTATAGATGAGGAGACTGATAAGTTTGATTATTTTGATCATCCTCAGTCAAAGGACATGTTTTTCAGTTATCATCCTCAACAGCCACCAAAACATCACATAGTAAAAGGTTATAACAGAAAGGATGGAACCAACCGCAAGTGGTTGACATACAATGGAAAAACTAATTCTCTGTACCTGTTGCAGGTGATAGTCCTTTCATAATGGGAGGTATgaatgcatggaaacatgttcATCAGAGGATTGAGGAGCATGAGAAATGTCATGTCCACAGAGATAGTGCAGATGCTTACTTTCTAATGGCTAAAAAGGCAGATGTGAAAAGTCTATTGACTGGAAACCAAATGTCTTTACATTATGAACAAGTAAAAAAAAGCACCAGGTAATGGAGCGCATAGTAGATGTCACAAAAATAATTGGCAAATGTGGACTTAGTTACAGAGGAGATAAAGCAGAGGCTTGTATACATTGGAAAACACTGCAGTCAATAATGGCAACTTTCTAGAGTTGATAATACTCTTAAGCAAGTATGATATGTGTCTTCAACAGTACTTGAACACTTGTATTGAACAAAGCAAGAAGCACCATGACATTGGGGCAAAGGGCAGAGGCTCTCTTGTGACTTTCCTGTGGATGTAATCAGCCAAATTATAAAGGGCACAATTGCAGGTGAGGTTAAACAGACTGGCTTGTTTTCAGATACCACCCAagcagaggtgtagtggtaaaaaaagaggtgggtaaactataaattctggtggaccatgacgtggtcacccggtaaggtggaccactgcctaccggtgtatgtgtatcctgatgacatcgctataggctatcatttgatggtactaccaagggtatcactggttgttccctcatcataggtcacacaatcactattcaattcatacattaatctaagttcttgttaaagagacccaagaaggaataatatggttgaaatctataaagtttactaaatgacaaaacagagagaacaaaaatatttaagagagatagagagggaggcttatatccagggcttccaatgcaatgcacttgtacataataaatagggatttgggattattttcatagtcgattaatctgttgaatattttctcgattaatcacttagttgtttggtctataatatgtcagaacaatgtggatcagtgtttcccaaaagcccaggaggatgacgtcctcaaatgtctcggtttgtccacaactcaaagatattcagtttactgtcacagaggagagaagacactagaacatattcacatttaacaagctggaatcaaatatttttttacttttgtcttaaaaaatgactcaacccgactaattgattatcaaaatagattagatagtaaaatagtgcagattaacgacagaagaatgaatctggtgccacatattttaattttaagaaaactcagtttctgtaattaacagaagaaagacaatagaagttccattttgaacacaaaataatatacagtgtgacatgaatctaattatctattaatctaaccaaattaacctcaaaaacatgaagtttagtactgttttccaagctcactcactttgggattgtagctgaggccgtttgctggcctcaggaggtggaggactgcTGTTTTGACGGCGCTTaaaaaattgccggatatccatttttacatgagacgtttgggctagtgagtgatggatgaatcttgatgcagtctgctgcttcctgctgattggtcaacactgacagtaatgcagccagggtttcccatacgttcatttatttgtggcggcccgccacaatatcaacgctgaccaccacacattgattttcgatttattttgtattttttactaagcctatttaaaatcgtatttgattgcagagagccgtagcgcattcgcgcagcactcgtccctctctctctctctctctctcgcgctctctctccgtcatggaacaccgctgcataaatctgtccaacacagcactgtcagttattacttattagccagcatgcaaggagcctagctaataaggagagctaagttattgttagaatacagctggatttttgaggtcagcacgctgtatatagctggaagtagtcaatatcgatgcacgcgcatggaaaacactggcagcagcgcattatgaaagacttcgtcttaggtttaacaacctatgaaactaataatgaacaatatgaaactaaaactacataagcttaattttaaatggcttaggaactatctaattagaggtggataaacgcaatttagaggtggataaacccactttggaggtgggtaaatgctatttccgaattttgggaggtgcgtaaacggcgtttacgtgcgtttagcctcctaCATCCCTGCACCCAAGATATCACCTCAAAAGACCAATGTGCAGTCATTTTGAGATATGTTACATATGCCATTCATGATCGATTGGTTGCTGTGGTAGACTGTGAAGCATCAACTGGAAAATATATGCACATATTCTGAATCTGGTATTGGCAGACCCAACAGGCAGTGTTGTAGAAATACATCTCTTTTTTCATTGCTTAATGATGTTGCAGTTTTCCTCAGAGAAAAGAAGGGAAAAGATAAGTGATGACAAACGTCACAGGAGACTCTGCCCAATAGGGGAAACCAGATGGTGGGCCAAAGACCAGACTAAGGTCTTGGTAAGCCTCAGGATGCTCTGTATGTTTACCTGCTGCTGACTCTCACCTTATTTGAGGGAGATAGGAGTATGAAGCCAACAGTGAGGGTCAAAGCAAAGGGATACATTGAAGCCCTTGTATGAGTATGAAACAATCCTCATTGCTCAAACCTTTCTCTACATTTTTGAGCATACATCCCCCCTCTCCAAGTACCTACAGATAAAGGGAAAGGATATACTAGCAGCTCAGCATCTGATTGAGGGGACAAAGGACCGCCTTAACAAATGTATCAGAGACTTTGAGGGAGTGAAAGTAGCAGCTGATGAGTTTGTGGGTTGGGCCAATCAAAAGCTGCATGAGGAGGACAGCTTTGAGCTAGAAGTGCAGACTGCACTTCCAGAGAAACGGGtccgaaaaaagaaaaaaatgcctGGAGACCTTTCAGAAGATGATCAGGTAGCATACATAGAAGGTTTTCAgcaaatgcaaaacatttaacaGATTTTGCTTGTCTGGACCCTAAAAACTGTGTTCAAATTAAGGCAACTAAGCTCCCTAAGTGTCTGCTTAAATTTGATGATAGAGCCACTGTTAGCACATTGCATGCTGAGCTGTCTAGCTTGACATTCCAGTGGGAGAGACTGAAGAAGTCCCCTCTGAAGGGTTACATTGTAAGGACAGGTATGCTGGTAGGAGATGAGGAGGATACAGGTGGACCATTGTATATGGAACCAGAGGAAGAGCTGGAGAACAGGACCTGTTCCTGCTGCAAAAACTGTGCCATTTGTGTTTATCTCATTCTCTCACAGTACAACCTTCTCACTGATGCAGACCATGTAATTGGGTTGGCATATAAGTTTCTGTTGACTATCCCAATCACTCAGGTCGCCTGTGAGAGAAGCTTCTCAACACTGAAGTTTGTCAAAAACAGGCTAAGAAGCTCAATGTCTCAGGAGCACTTAGTCATTCATTCTAATCGGCACTGAAGTCATGCAGCTCAAGCATATAAATCGCTAAACATACTGGATCACTGTATTAGATGAATCTATATTTAATATCTTCTTTTATATACAAATCGTCAAGATGTTTCTTCGTCTGTTTATAACTTGCACATTTTTATCTCGTCATATTTTTGTCAGCGCTTTAACATGCTTTaacaaaattgtttaattatcttcaCAATGCGCCATTTTAATCTCGTCTTCGTTATTGTTGACAAAGGGTTTGTGATTTTGTTGGAGATTAAGACTGTGCAAGGAATTCCAAAGAGAAAAAAAGTTATTCTTTGTAAACCTTCATCAGAATGTAATAATTCGAGAATTAAATATTTGCACTGACAACAATTTGTTTATGCTTCTTTACCTAGCGATTATAATGTATCATGATATCTGAAATTTGGTCatctcttaaaaataaatatctttcAATAGCCTGTTTTATTCTGAAATAAACAACTGAAGCCATGGGCATTAGACTCCCGGGCTGAAAATGTGTCCCACTCCGGCCCTGCCAGTATACACTCAATACGAGTTCTTAGAACTGACTTTGTGTGTAGTATAGGAACTACAATAGCTTTAttaatgaaatgttattttaaatgccatgttatttatttttaactattttcatATTTTGACTTAAAATTAACTAAAAAGAGGGGAATTTGTGTTGTACAGGGCCAGAGGCGTATTTATGATAGTCACTGATGtggagacaataaaaaaaaatatatacaggatTACACAAAAACAAAGAATTACACAATATTGCAAATGGTTTGTGTCCCACAGGAAAAGGTAATCAAATATTTATGATAAACATTAAcgtaatgtttttgtgtttgtttgaggaATGAGAAACAGTGCAAAAATTGCATGTCTCATCAGTGTGGAGGGAGGTCACTCCATCGACAGCAGTTTACCAGCATTGCGAATGTTCTACCAGCTTGGAGTAAGATCCATGACCCTTACACACACCTGCAACACACCGTGGTAAATGCTCTCTCATGAATATATTATACCCTAATAAAAATATGTGCAGTCCTTCAaacttgtatttttataatgtttgaGAGGAGTACTACTCACACATACTTTATTTACACACCTGCTGTTCGGTAAATATTCCTTTTCTTATGCTTCATTTATTGTTTGCAACTCTCTCCAAAAATGTGTAGGGCTGAGAGCTCATCTAGACATTACCCATACTACCAGCGGAAGAACAATAGCCTGACAGAATTTGGGAAGGTAAGGGTTCCTTCTCAACAGACATAAGATATTAAATCAATGTAAAAGTTAAACACAATAGATGTGGATTAAGATAAAGTTAAATACAAGATAGTTAGAGTTTGACCCTCTATAACAGGCCTTTCATCCTCTTCTATATTTGGAGATCCCTTTGTTTTGCCCTGTTTTGAACCCAAAGACCAGAGCCACAATTCAATTTGAAGACATCtttattttttgcctttttatGGTTAAAAATATTTGCCTTTGGTCTTGgagttatttaaatgtttaagatGGTGATTTCTATAACCTGTTTGCACAGTTGTTCAAGATAATCTTTGTAGTATGGGGTTTTGTATTTTTCTGAGCATATTTATGTTAAATTGTTGATGGATTTGGCCGATAGTGACCTATGTAAACCTTACAATGATGGGGAACAGCAAACTTATTTTACATGtcatatgtatgtatatgaaaAAGAAACATCAACACTTTAAAATCCATTTCAACCTTCAAACATTTCTGGACTTCCAAACAgtaaaacatgaacaaatattTAGACCTCATTTTGCAGTGGTATTTGCATTGGAACTGATGTTGAAGTTTGGTTAACATCATATGTACACAGTAAATCAATTTTGATATGGATCTAGAGATACCCTGACTCCCCTGGTTTGAAAGGAATGGATCAGAATCAAATGCTTTACACTGgtgataaattaattaattcatttagttgaaaatgtatatgttcggggggcctgggtatctcagcgagtatcgacactgactaccacccctggagtctcgagttcgaatccagggtgtgctgagtgactccagtcaggtctcctaagcaaccaaattggcccggttgctagggagggtagagtcacattgggcaacctccttgtggttgtgattagtggttctcactctcaatgtggcacgtggtaagttgtacgtggattgcggagagtagcatgagcctccatatgtggagtctccgcggtgtcaatCACAAGGAGCCACATGACAAGATCCGCAGATTggcagtctcagaagcggaggcaactgagacttgtcctccaccacccagaatGAGGGGAGTAGCCACACCACTATGAGGACATacttagtagtgggaattgggcattccaaattgggagaaaagaaaatgtatatgttcACCTCCTCTTCCCAGGCAGTGGTGAATGAAATGAACAGGTTAGGAATGCTGATTGATCTGTCCCATACGTCTTGGGAGACAGCCAGAGCAGTGCTGAAGCATTCTACAGCTCCAGTTATTTTCAGCCACTCCTCAGCCCATGCTATCTGTAACAACACTCGCAATGTACCTGATGACCTGCTACTGCTCCTGGTGAGACCATTATTCATTGTGCTATAACAGGCATAGATCCCTAAAGCACTCATCTGAGTTAAAATTAACtacattgaaattaacattagccaagattaataaatgctgtaaacttttttttattgttaattcatgttaactaatgtagttaactaattttaacaaatggaaccttactgtaaagtgtgatCGTTATTAGTTTTCTTTCTAGAAAGAAAATGGCGGGCTTATCATGGTAAACTTCTACAGCAGTTTTGTAGCATGCTCAAAGGAAGCAGACGTCTCTAATTTGGCTGGTAACAcaacatacatactgtacatcatatAAAGGGACATGTAGTCAGTGTTAAGTgtttttcagctttttatttttaatcagagACTTATGTTGTTTATTTTAGATCATTATGATCATATTAAGGAGGTGATTGGAGCTGAAAGCATTGGGATTGGAGCAGACTTTGATGGGGCACAAGGGTAAGTAACCAACCGAATAAATGTTTATATCTCAGAGCTCATGCGATTTGTTCGTGCATTCTTGTTGACTGTTTATCTGGATACTGTGAATCAACAGTGTTGATGTGTGCCTACTGTGGATCTGTGTGTGCAGAATTCTGCAGAAATATGAACACACGCCATTCACAAACCTTTACATATCCTCTGTctcttgcatgtttgtttattaaatattttggcagaTTCCATTAAGGCCTatgcctcgtgtgtgtgtgtttatgaatgtCTGTGTTATTACAGATTTCCTCAAGGCCTAGAGGATGTATCCAAATATCCAGCTCTAATTGGGGAACTGGTGTCAAGAAACTGGAGTGAGGAGGAGTTGTCAGGAGTGCTAAGACTGAACTTCCTTAGAGTATTCCAAAAGGTTGAAAAGGTcaggaataaatatatatatatatatatataatttttttttaagtattattattCTAAACATTCAGATTCAAGTCACTCAAggtacacataaataaaaaaattaaaaaagagtaGTATGTAGCATACATAGTAAACTGTTGCTGATTGACCCTTGCAACTGACATTATGTATAACATATGATTCCATAAAACAAGTACATTTTGAATTGCTCATGTCTTCATGGAAATTCCATCTCTTATTCCTTCATTATGATGCCCCTGCCCATGAGATGGGACATTCAAGCAAAGACTCATTTATTTTGGTATGATCAGACCATCACAGAGATATTTACAACAGAAAAACCAAACTTACAAAACACAACTGAAGAATTTGAAGTGAAAAAggagatgcatttctatgtccaGCTCTGTTTGTATGAACTGGAGTACTCAGAAATCAAACTCAGATAGATGGAGGAAGCTGAGGAAGCTACAGACACATAGTGTCCTAATAGAAATGTTGGTTTCTATTTGCGTCATCATGCCGGGTAGCACTGTCTGATGTGAACTGTCACTGGTCtttctcataacagtatattgAACCCAGCATCTTACTATTGGGTTAaatacaacttgattttggccgagGATGCCACACTTACTGACTTGATTGGTTATCAATAAATGCAGAACAGGGAACAGATGAGTTACAGTATTTCCACTAATATCCTACACACATCACACCCTACACACATCACACGTTATCCTGAGGCATTTTTTTTTCTAACACCACATCAACGTCCTATTTTTATTTCACAATCAACATATGCAGCTATCCTATGCAAATGATCACACCACTTTGTGTTCCTTCTTGTATCcagctttttctctctcattgCTGAACATCTCATAAGTTACTCAGTTGCTGAAGTTGCTGAGTTATTTAATATTCAGATCACAATTCTCTTACTCTGATTCACCATGACCAATTTCCCTTTTATTCCCTCTGAAAACATCGCTGATGAAAATATACTACAGCTTTTATGTGCACATTGTACAACCTGTCCCTCCCAGTGGTTGTCTAGGATGTCTCCCATGACCTTTTCCCTTACCTTCTCTCCAAATGCCATTGCAGTAGTTCTGCTCATCCAAATTGAAGAATTTTGATCTAATCCCAATGTTCAATTTGAACCATGGCCAAAGAAGAAATTAGTTTTGACGGCTATCTGAAGTCACActaaacctgtttttttttttttttttatagctttttCTATCATTTGCAACAAGTGAAAACTATTTCCCTCTTTAATGAGGCAGTATGGTCAAAGCTCATTTggatacattttaagtatttccatctctctttttctctctctctgtttttatttgttcaggtgcGAGATGATATGTCTAACACTTTACCAAGTGAAGTTGAAATCCCATTTTTGGAAGCAAACAACAGCTGTCGCGTGATACTGACCCATCCGGTCATCAGATCTGAGAGAAACTATCGAAACACAAATTCTCCTTTACTGCCTGCGACATCTCTAGCCTGGTTCGTCCCACTTTTTGCCCAGTTAATCTAATTGTAGAGCAATACATCAACCAAGGACAATGTACAATCAAATATCTTATTGCAGATTGGCTTCAGACCAAGAGTTAAATTGACTGCTAACTCAATGGCTGAAACTGATACATTTATTCCTTTTGGAGATATACATCGTCAGGTTTGGAAACAGTTCTTGAAAACTAAACTTgagatttttaaaatattgatttctaGTAGACAGATTTAATTATTGTAGCTAATTAAAAACTGAAATGCCTTTCAATAAGCTtttgaattaaatgtttaaagaGAAATAAAGTATAGGaaaggttcttttttttttttttttttaaataagaactCCTTAAGTTGTCCATTAGTTGATGAAATAATAAAGGCGTTGTTGTATTCTGTAAGTATATGGGACTGTGTGCATcctgtatgtgattgtgtgtgtgtgtgtgcattctgtgtgtgtgtgtgtgtgtgtgtgtgtgtgtgtgtgtgtgtgtgtgtatgcattctGGCTGCGTCATAGTCTAACCCattcatctctctttctctctgtgtcagtgagtgagtgagtgagtgtgtgtgtgtgaatattttgctctcttgatgttttaaagcctcaccccttcatttctgtgtgtgttcgTCCAGCATTGGGGCTGATATATAGATTGTATTcaacacatatatataaaaaaattgctctgtgttAGGATATTTCCCACTCATGTCCTAAGGTCGGTCAATTCTGACTGCAAACAGCCCAGGTGGCAAAAATGACAGAAGAGTCTAGTAGGGTTAAACTGGGATATGAGAAATTATTTAAacgttttcttttttcctttttttttttaaatgtaattttcagcTGTGTGTCTTGTTAAGCTGCTTGACAAGAATATGTGATGTGTGCAGTAAAATCGTTtagatataatataaaaaagaacTCTCGGAATCTGTGGTTTAAGCAGATTTTCATGTAGGATATTTTTAAATTCATGGAGCACTTTATTGgaacttttttaatttatttttcacattttagttttatagcttttaaaatgtactttcctAAATTGTCTGCACAGCAAAGTCAACTGCTTGTTTCAAGTGTTTAATCTTAAAACACTATTCAGGGAGTTCATAGAACATTAAGACCAATAACA
It encodes the following:
- the LOC127633014 gene encoding dipeptidase 2-like, whose amino-acid sequence is MMLIYKEASTSGPWILWFICTLLSLFHGVISETSRALDIMTKYPLIDGHNDLALRLRIQYKNKLSQLNPHNIPKVATDITRLTAGHVGGQVFAAYVLCTAQDKDAVRLTMEQIDVIRRLCTENQELELVMTAGGMRNSAKIACLISVEGGHSIDSSLPALRMFYQLGVRSMTLTHTCNTPWAESSSRHYPYYQRKNNSLTEFGKAVVNEMNRLGMLIDLSHTSWETARAVLKHSTAPVIFSHSSAHAICNNTRNVPDDLLLLLKENGGLIMVNFYSSFVACSKEADVSNLADHYDHIKEVIGAESIGIGADFDGAQGFPQGLEDVSKYPALIGELVSRNWSEEELSGVLRLNFLRVFQKVEKVRDDMSNTLPSEVEIPFLEANNSCRVILTHPVIRSERNYRNTNSPLLPATSLAWFVPLFAQLI